A region of Streptomyces sp. NBC_01788 DNA encodes the following proteins:
- a CDS encoding GNAT family N-acetyltransferase, which yields MPHTAARFLAEGPRVGIRPFTQEDGPEFTARVRESEDLHRPWLFPPDTAEAYAGYARRLIEDPARAGFLVCEKDSGALAGFVNINNIAHGAFRCGALGYGAFAHAAGRGLMREGLDLVVGYAFGPMRLHRLEINVQPLNTASIALARACGFRLEGFSPDMLFIDGAWRDHERWALTAEMRA from the coding sequence ATGCCGCACACCGCAGCCCGCTTTCTCGCCGAGGGGCCCCGCGTGGGCATCCGCCCCTTCACGCAGGAGGACGGCCCCGAGTTCACCGCCCGCGTCCGGGAGAGTGAGGACCTGCACCGCCCGTGGCTCTTCCCGCCGGACACGGCCGAGGCGTACGCCGGCTACGCCCGGCGGCTGATCGAGGATCCGGCGAGGGCCGGCTTCCTGGTCTGCGAGAAGGACAGCGGCGCCCTCGCCGGGTTCGTGAACATCAACAACATCGCGCACGGCGCCTTCCGGTGCGGCGCGCTCGGCTACGGCGCCTTCGCGCACGCCGCCGGGCGCGGACTGATGCGCGAGGGCCTCGACCTCGTCGTCGGGTACGCCTTCGGCCCGATGCGGCTGCACCGGCTGGAGATCAACGTGCAGCCGCTCAACACCGCCTCGATCGCGCTGGCCCGCGCCTGCGGCTTCCGCCTGGAGGGCTTCTCGCCGGACATGCTGTTCATCGACGGGGCCTGGCGCGACCACGAGCGGTGGGCGCTCACCGCCGAGATGCGCGCTTGA
- a CDS encoding DUF6204 family protein, whose protein sequence is MSEQHTYRVIVRGTWDALTDEARQRLRAEADEHGMLSMRFTEEGSLSYEPSPLKHFSMRYVVVGDADDGEEMAAAIAEDRAETALRGLGYGFRDLRSTVTDLNTMKVNVKRASRR, encoded by the coding sequence ATGAGCGAGCAGCACACCTACCGGGTGATCGTCCGGGGCACCTGGGACGCACTGACCGACGAGGCACGGCAGCGGCTGCGCGCGGAGGCGGACGAGCACGGCATGCTCAGCATGCGGTTCACCGAGGAGGGCTCGCTGTCGTACGAGCCGTCCCCGCTGAAGCACTTCTCGATGCGCTACGTCGTGGTCGGCGACGCCGACGACGGCGAGGAGATGGCGGCCGCGATCGCCGAGGACCGCGCGGAGACCGCCCTGCGCGGCCTCGGATACGGCTTCCGCGACCTGCGGTCGACCGTGACGGACCTGAACACCATGAAGGTCAACGTCAAGCGCGCATCTCGGCGGTGA
- a CDS encoding VOC family protein — MEILGTSLRVCVNDLDTAVPFYEGLAGARALRFEQAGVQVAAVGCFLLMSGPESQLEVLRKVAATIAVEDVDEAHRVLTGLGAQIVAGPVPTPVGRNLIALHPDGTVYEYMDRRG; from the coding sequence ATGGAGATTCTGGGAACCAGCCTGCGCGTCTGCGTCAACGATCTGGACACCGCCGTCCCCTTCTACGAAGGCCTCGCGGGAGCCAGAGCCCTCCGCTTCGAACAGGCCGGCGTCCAGGTCGCCGCGGTCGGCTGCTTCCTGCTGATGAGCGGCCCCGAGTCGCAGCTGGAGGTGCTGCGCAAGGTCGCGGCGACGATAGCCGTGGAGGACGTCGACGAGGCTCACCGCGTGCTGACCGGACTCGGCGCGCAGATCGTGGCCGGGCCGGTACCCACCCCGGTCGGCCGCAACCTGATCGCCCTGCACCCGGACGGCACGGTGTACGAGTACATGGACCGCCGGGGCTGA
- a CDS encoding phage holin family protein translates to MKGLDHLEHLDKQLVDELAQVARETVRDELREQTRRQRRTATLYAASGAVALYAGAALALAVGLALAIGLPGWAAALITAAILGAAAYALREAARPSASHPAPGPGTHFGADTGAQPTGDTGATTGAAGRAAGAAGEAAGAAYPPTPPAPPVPPAPPAGTTRPDHPGETDPGPQHRA, encoded by the coding sequence ATGAAGGGCTTGGATCACTTGGAGCACTTGGACAAGCAACTGGTCGACGAACTGGCGCAGGTGGCGCGCGAGACGGTGCGCGACGAACTGCGCGAGCAGACCCGCAGGCAGCGTCGCACCGCGACGCTGTACGCCGCGTCCGGCGCCGTCGCCCTGTACGCGGGCGCGGCTCTCGCGCTCGCCGTGGGGCTGGCCCTCGCGATCGGCCTGCCCGGCTGGGCCGCCGCGCTGATCACCGCGGCGATCCTGGGCGCTGCGGCCTACGCGCTGCGTGAGGCCGCCCGCCCGTCGGCGTCGCACCCCGCACCGGGTCCCGGCACGCACTTCGGCGCCGACACGGGCGCCCAGCCGACGGGCGACACCGGCGCGACGACAGGCGCGGCCGGCCGGGCGGCGGGCGCGGCCGGTGAGGCGGCGGGCGCGGCATACCCGCCCACACCGCCGGCCCCGCCGGTCCCGCCCGCGCCTCCGGCCGGGACGACCCGTCCGGACCACCCCGGTGAGACCGACCCGGGACCGCAGCACCGGGCCTGA
- a CDS encoding NAD(P)/FAD-dependent oxidoreductase yields MSRPRIVIVGAGFAGYRAARTLSRMSRGKADITLLNPTDYFLYLPLLPQVAVGILEPRRTAVSLAGSLRHVRLVLGEAHGIDLDARTVHYTDPENGEGTLAYDRLVLAVGSVNKLLPIPGVAEHAHGFRGLPEALYLRDHMTRQIELASSEDDPETCAARRTFVVVGAGYTGTEVAAHGMMFTDSLVRRHPPRRDIRPRWLLLDIAPRVLPELDERLSATADRVLRRRGVEVRMGTSVKEATHEGVLLTDGEFVRSRTLVWCVGVRPDPLVESAGQPLERGRLVVDPFLQVPGRPDVFACGDAAAVPDLDNPGRYTPMTAQHAWRQGRTAAVNVAASLGVGEARPYRHRDLGFVVDLGGAQAAADPLGVPLSGPVAGAVTRAYHLAAMPGNRVRVAADWLLDAVLPRQSVQLGLVRSWSVPLDTASPELARVPGGNEQRARPPATSGLAGEPASDAPGDGTTGSHPAPGPVKRDDIPAEGDS; encoded by the coding sequence GTGAGTCGACCCCGCATCGTGATCGTCGGTGCCGGCTTCGCCGGCTACCGCGCGGCCCGGACCCTGTCGAGGATGTCCCGGGGCAAGGCCGACATCACCCTGCTGAACCCGACCGACTACTTCCTGTACCTGCCCCTGCTGCCCCAGGTCGCCGTGGGCATCCTGGAGCCGCGCCGGACCGCCGTCTCCCTCGCCGGCTCGCTGCGCCACGTACGGCTGGTACTCGGCGAGGCCCACGGCATCGACCTGGACGCCCGCACCGTGCACTACACCGACCCCGAGAACGGCGAGGGCACCCTGGCCTACGACCGGCTGGTGCTCGCCGTCGGCAGCGTCAACAAGCTGCTGCCGATCCCCGGCGTCGCCGAGCACGCGCACGGCTTCCGCGGTCTGCCCGAGGCCCTGTACCTGCGGGACCACATGACCCGCCAGATCGAACTGGCCAGCAGCGAGGACGACCCCGAGACCTGCGCGGCCCGCCGCACGTTCGTCGTCGTGGGCGCCGGCTACACCGGCACCGAGGTCGCCGCGCACGGCATGATGTTCACCGACTCGCTGGTGCGCCGGCACCCGCCCCGGCGGGACATCCGGCCTCGCTGGCTGCTGCTGGACATCGCACCCCGGGTACTGCCCGAGCTGGACGAACGGCTCTCGGCCACCGCCGACCGCGTGCTGCGGCGGCGCGGCGTCGAGGTGCGCATGGGCACCTCCGTGAAGGAGGCCACGCACGAGGGCGTGCTGCTGACGGACGGCGAGTTCGTCCGCAGCCGCACGCTCGTGTGGTGCGTCGGCGTACGGCCCGACCCGCTCGTGGAGAGCGCCGGGCAGCCGCTGGAGAGGGGGCGGCTCGTCGTCGACCCCTTCCTCCAGGTGCCGGGGCGGCCGGACGTGTTCGCGTGCGGGGACGCCGCCGCCGTGCCCGACCTGGACAACCCCGGCCGGTACACCCCGATGACCGCCCAGCACGCCTGGCGGCAGGGCAGGACCGCCGCGGTCAACGTCGCCGCCTCCCTCGGCGTCGGCGAGGCCCGCCCCTACCGCCACCGCGACCTGGGCTTCGTCGTGGACCTGGGCGGTGCGCAGGCCGCCGCTGACCCCCTCGGCGTTCCGCTGTCCGGGCCGGTGGCGGGCGCGGTCACCCGCGCCTACCACCTCGCGGCGATGCCCGGGAACCGGGTCCGGGTGGCCGCGGACTGGCTGCTGGACGCCGTACTGCCGCGCCAGTCCGTCCAGTTGGGCCTCGTTCGGTCCTGGTCCGTGCCCCTGGACACGGCCTCCCCGGAGCTGGCACGAGTGCCGGGCGGCAACGAGCAGCGGGCGAGGCCGCCGGCCACCTCGGGCCTGGCCGGTGAGCCCGCGAGCGACGCTCCCGGCGACGGGACCACCGGGAGCCACCCCGCCCCCGGCCCGGTCAAGCGAGACGACATACCCGCGGAAGGAGACTCATGA
- a CDS encoding transketolase, with amino-acid sequence MNTDELVELGQQLRVDSVRAAAAAGSGHPTSSMSAADIMAVLLANHLRYDFDQPEHPGNDRFVLSKGHASPLLYSAYKAAGAIDDEELLTFRKLGSRLEGHPTPQRLPWVETATGSLGQGLPIGVGIALSGKRLDHADYRVWVVCGDSELAEGSIWEAAEHAGYEHLDNLTVILDVNRLGQRGPTRHGHDLDAYARRFRAFDWHTIEIEGHDVDAVDRALGEAVSTKGQPTAIIARTFKGRGVRDAEDREGLHGKPLKDPDEAIEELGGVRNIRVHVHEPGSVRALHAVGDGSLELPRWDKGEEVATRDAYGQALAALGTARGEVVALDGEVGDSTRAEFFAKEHPERYFECYIAEQQMVAAAVGMARRGWVPYASTFAAFLTRAHDFVRMAAVSGSGINLNGSHAGTAIGEDGPSQMGLEDLAMMRAVHGSTVLYPCDANQTAELVARMADLDGVRYLRTSRGAGPVLYGPEEDFPVGGSKVLRSSARDRLTVVAAGVTLHEALAAADILGRDGIAVRVIDLYSVKPVDQETLRKAAEDTGCLLTVEDHHPEGGLGDAVLDAFTDGRPVPRLVRLAVRDMPGSASPAEQLHAAGIDAESIAAAARLMVEEAVVR; translated from the coding sequence ATGAACACCGACGAACTCGTCGAACTCGGCCAGCAGCTGCGCGTCGACAGCGTGCGCGCCGCCGCCGCGGCGGGCTCCGGGCACCCCACGTCCTCCATGTCCGCCGCCGACATCATGGCGGTCCTGCTGGCGAACCATCTCCGCTACGACTTCGACCAGCCCGAGCACCCCGGCAACGACCGCTTCGTCCTGTCCAAGGGACACGCCTCCCCGCTGCTGTACTCCGCCTACAAGGCGGCGGGCGCCATCGACGACGAGGAACTGCTCACCTTCCGCAAGCTGGGCAGCCGCCTGGAGGGGCACCCCACCCCGCAACGGCTGCCGTGGGTGGAGACCGCGACCGGATCCCTCGGCCAGGGCCTGCCCATCGGCGTCGGGATCGCGCTCAGCGGTAAGCGCCTCGACCACGCCGACTACCGGGTGTGGGTGGTGTGCGGGGACAGCGAGCTGGCCGAGGGTTCCATCTGGGAGGCCGCCGAGCACGCCGGGTACGAGCACCTGGACAACCTGACCGTGATCCTCGACGTCAACCGGCTGGGCCAGCGCGGCCCCACCCGGCACGGCCACGACCTGGACGCCTACGCCCGCCGCTTCCGGGCCTTCGACTGGCACACGATCGAGATCGAGGGCCACGACGTGGACGCCGTCGACCGCGCCCTCGGCGAGGCCGTCTCCACGAAGGGGCAGCCCACCGCGATCATCGCCCGCACCTTCAAGGGCAGGGGCGTCAGGGACGCCGAGGACCGCGAGGGCCTGCACGGCAAACCGCTGAAGGACCCCGACGAGGCGATCGAGGAGCTCGGCGGGGTCCGGAACATCCGCGTCCACGTGCACGAGCCCGGCTCGGTCCGCGCGCTGCACGCCGTGGGCGACGGCAGCCTCGAACTGCCCCGCTGGGACAAGGGTGAGGAGGTCGCCACCCGCGACGCCTACGGGCAGGCGCTCGCCGCGCTCGGCACCGCGCGCGGCGAGGTCGTGGCTCTCGACGGCGAGGTCGGCGACTCCACCCGCGCGGAGTTCTTCGCCAAGGAGCACCCCGAGCGCTACTTCGAGTGCTACATCGCCGAACAGCAGATGGTCGCCGCCGCTGTCGGGATGGCCCGGCGCGGCTGGGTGCCGTACGCCTCGACGTTCGCGGCCTTCCTGACCCGCGCGCACGACTTCGTGCGGATGGCCGCCGTCAGCGGCTCCGGCATCAACCTCAACGGCTCCCACGCGGGCACGGCGATCGGCGAGGACGGGCCCAGCCAGATGGGCCTGGAGGACCTGGCGATGATGCGTGCCGTGCACGGCTCGACCGTGCTCTACCCGTGCGACGCCAACCAGACCGCCGAGCTCGTCGCGCGGATGGCCGACCTGGACGGCGTCCGCTATCTGCGCACCTCGCGCGGGGCCGGCCCGGTGCTCTACGGGCCCGAGGAGGACTTCCCGGTGGGCGGCAGCAAGGTGCTGCGCTCCTCCGCGCGGGACCGGCTGACCGTCGTCGCCGCGGGTGTCACCCTGCACGAGGCGCTCGCCGCCGCGGACATCCTCGGCCGGGACGGCATCGCGGTCCGGGTGATCGACCTCTACTCCGTCAAGCCGGTCGACCAGGAGACGCTCCGGAAGGCCGCCGAGGACACCGGCTGCCTGCTCACCGTGGAGGACCACCACCCGGAGGGCGGCCTCGGCGACGCCGTGCTCGACGCCTTCACCGACGGACGCCCGGTGCCGCGCCTGGTGCGCCTCGCCGTCCGGGACATGCCGGGCTCGGCCTCGCCCGCCGAGCAGCTGCACGCCGCGGGCATCGACGCCGAGTCGATCGCGGCCGCCGCGCGGCTGATGGTGGAGGAGGCGGTCGTGCGGTGA
- a CDS encoding gas vesicle protein GvpO, which translates to MVKKDNTAESQGSGEPVSRPRPMEVLREARAQFAELTGLTPESVTTFEQTEDGWSLEIEVLELARVPDTMSLMASYQVDLDPEGQLTGYRRLHRYERGRSDARRSGGGR; encoded by the coding sequence ATGGTGAAGAAGGACAACACCGCGGAGTCGCAGGGCTCGGGAGAGCCGGTGTCCCGGCCGCGGCCGATGGAGGTGCTGCGTGAGGCGCGGGCCCAGTTCGCCGAGTTGACGGGTCTGACCCCCGAGTCGGTGACGACCTTCGAGCAGACGGAGGACGGCTGGTCGCTGGAGATCGAGGTCCTGGAACTGGCCCGGGTGCCGGACACCATGAGCCTCATGGCGAGCTACCAGGTCGACCTCGACCCGGAGGGGCAGCTCACCGGGTACCGGCGGCTGCACCGCTACGAACGCGGACGCTCCGACGCCCGCCGCTCCGGCGGCGGCCGCTGA
- a CDS encoding gas vesicle structural protein GvpA, whose amino-acid sequence MTVVPAQTSGGGGGSSGLYDVLELVLDRGLVIDAFVRVSLVGIEILKIDVRVVVASVDTYLRFAEACNRLDLEAGPRKAPGLPDLVGEVTESGARGKAKGALSGAAQTVSDAFQQARDERSGEGEGRPRARKAAPTRRKEEQE is encoded by the coding sequence ATGACCGTTGTCCCGGCACAGACGTCCGGCGGCGGAGGCGGCAGCAGCGGCCTGTACGACGTCCTGGAACTCGTTCTCGACAGGGGGCTGGTGATCGACGCGTTCGTGCGGGTCTCGCTGGTCGGTATCGAGATCCTGAAGATCGACGTGCGGGTCGTCGTCGCGAGCGTCGACACCTACCTGCGCTTCGCCGAGGCCTGCAACCGGCTCGACCTGGAAGCGGGCCCCCGCAAGGCTCCGGGCCTGCCCGATCTGGTGGGCGAGGTCACCGAGTCCGGCGCGCGCGGCAAGGCGAAGGGGGCGTTGTCGGGGGCGGCGCAGACCGTTTCCGACGCCTTCCAGCAGGCCCGTGACGAGCGCTCGGGTGAGGGCGAGGGGCGGCCGCGGGCGCGCAAGGCGGCGCCGACCCGTCGGAAGGAGGAGCAGGAGTGA